One region of Solanum pennellii chromosome 6, SPENNV200 genomic DNA includes:
- the LOC107023422 gene encoding ethylene receptor 2-like: protein MLRTLASALLVLSFFVSLSAADNGFPRCNCDDEGFWSIESILECQKISDLFIAIAYFSIPIELLYFVSCSNFPFKWVLFQFIAFIVLCGMTHLLNFWTYYGQHPFQLMLALTIFKVLTALVSFATAITLITLFPMLLKIKVREFMLKKKTWDLGREVGLIKMQKEAGWHVRMLTQEIRKSLDRHTILYTTLVELSKTLDLHNCAVWKPNENKTEMNLIHELRDSSFNSAYNLPIPRSDPDVIQVKESDGVKILDADSPLAVASSGGSREPGAVAAIRMPMLKVSNFKGGTPELVPECYAILVLVLPSEQGRSWSSQEIEIVRVVADQVAVALSHAAILEESQHMRETLEEQNRALQQAKQDALRASQARNAFQMVMSHGLRRPMHSILGLLSLLQDEKLGNEQRLLVDSMVKTSNVVSTLIDDVMDTSTKDSGRFPLEMRYFQLHSMIKEAACLAKCLCAYRGYNISIEVDKSLPNHVLGDERRVFQVILHMVGNLLKDPNGGLLTFRFLPESVSREGLGGAWRTRRSNSSRDNAYIRFEVGISNNHSQPEGTTLPHYRPKRCSKEMDEGLSFTVCRKLVQLMQGDIWVIPNPEGFDQSMAVVLGLQLRPSIAIGIPEYGESSDHSHPPSLLQGVKVLLADYDDVNRAVTSKLLEKLGCSVSAVSSGRDCIGVLSPAVSSFQIVLLDLHLPDLDGFEVTMRIRKFGSRNWPLIVGLTATADENVTGRCLQIGMNGLIRKPVLLPGIADELQRVLLRGSRMM, encoded by the exons ATGTTGAGGACGTTAGCATCAGCTTTGTTGGTTTTGTCCTTCTTTGTTTCCTTATCAGCTGCTGATAATGGTTTCCCGCGATGTAACTGTGATGATGAGGGATTTTGGAGCATTGAGAGTATCTTAGAGTGCCAAAAGATTAGTGATCTCTTTATTGCGATTGCGTATTTTTCCATCCCAATTGAGCTCCTTTACTTTGTCAGTTGTTCTAACTTTCCATTCAAATGGGTGCTCTTCCAATTTATTGCATTCATTGTTCTGTGTGGGATGACTCATTTGCTCAATTTCTGGACTTACTATGGCCAACACCCGTTTCAGCTTATGCTTGctttaaccatttttaaagTCCTCACTGCACTGGTATCCTTCGCCACGGCTATAACCCTTATCACCCTCTTTCCTATGCTGCTTAAAATCAAGGTGAGGGAATTTATGCTGAAAAAGAAGACTTGGGATCTTGGTAGAGAAGTTGGATTAATAAAGATGCAAAAAGAAGCTGGATGGCATGTTCGGATGCTTACACAGGAGATTCGAAAGTCACTTGACCGTCATACAATTCTCTACACAACTCTGGTGGAGCTATCCAAGACGCTGGATTTGCACAACTGTGCTGTTTGGAAGCCCAATGAGAATAAAACTGAGATGAACCTAATTCATGAGCTGAGAGACAGTAGCTTTAATAGCGCGTATAATTTACCTATCCCGAGAAGTGATCCAGATGTTATACAGGTTAAGGAGAGTGACGGAGTAAAGATACTTGATGCCGACTCCCCACTTGCTGTTGCGAGTAGTGGAGGGAGTAGGGAACCAGGAGCTGTGGCTGCAATTAGGATGCCGATGCTTAAAGTGTCGAACTTCAAAGGTGGAACTCCTGAACTTGTCCCAGAATGTTATGCAATACTGGTTTTGGTTCTACCTAGTGAACAAGGTAGATCGTGGAGCAGCCAGGAAATTGAGATAGTCAGGGTTGTGGCTGATCAGGTTGCTGTGGCTCTGTCCCATGCTGCAATTCTTGAAGAGTCCCAGCATATGAGAGAAACATTGGAAGAGCAAAACCGAGCTCTGCAACAAGCAAAGCAGGATGCACTTAGGGCGAGTCAAGCAAGGAATGCATTTCAGATGGTTATGAGCCATGGTCTGAGAAGACCCATGCACTCAATATTGGGTCTGCTCTCCTTGTTGCAAGATGAGAAATTGGGTAATGAGCAGCGGCTTCTTGTGGATTCAATGGTTAAAACCAGTAATGTCGTGTCAACCCTAATAGATGATGTGATGGATACTTCAACAAAGGACAGCGGTAGATTCCCTTTGGAGATGAGATATTTTCAGCTACATTCCATGATAAAAGAAGCTGCTTGTCTTGCCAAGTGTTTGTGTGCTTATAGGGGTTATAATATTTCCATTGAGGTTGACAAATCTTTGCCAAATCATGTTCTCGGTGATGAAAGAAGAGTTTTTCAAGTTATTCTTCATATGGTTGGAAATCTTTTGAAGGACCCCAATGGAGGTCTTCTCACATTTAGGTTTCTCCCAGAAAGTGTAAGTAGGGAAGGCCTTGGTGGAGCATGGAGAACAAGGAGGTCAAACTCATCTCGTGATAATGCCTATATCAGGTTTGAAGTTGGAATAAGCAATAATCATTCTCAGCCAGAGGGGACCACGTTGCCACATTACAGGCCAAAACGCTGCAGTAAGGAGATGGATGAAGGCTTGAGTTTCACTGTGTGCAGAAAGCTGGTTCAG TTGATGCAAGGAGACATCTGGGTAATCCCAAATCCAGAAGGTTTTGATCAAAGCATGGCTGTCGTTCTTGGGCTTCAACTGCGGCCATCAATTGCCATAGGCATTCCTGAATATGGGGAATCTTCTGATCATTCGCATCCACCTTCACTCCTCCAGGGTGTTAAAGTTCTGTTAGCAGATTATGATGACGTGAATAGAGCGGTAACAAGTAAGCTACTTGAAAAATTGGGATGCAGTGTTTCTGCAGTTTCATCTGGACGTGACTGTATTGGTGTTCTTAGCCCTGCTGTATCCTCATTCCAAATCGTCCTTTTGGATCTTCACCTGCCTGATTTGGATGGCTTCGAAGTAACCATGAGAATTCGGAAGTTTGGTAGCCGCAACTGGCCATTGATAGTTGGTTTAACTGCGACTGCTGATGAAAATGTTACTGGAAGATGCCTGCAGATTGGAATGAATGGACTTATTCGTAAACCAGTGCTATTGCCAGGTATTGCTGATGAGCTTCAAAGGGTTCTGCTACGGGGAAGTAGAATGATGTAA